The genomic stretch ATGCTATGACGGTACAGGTTATCCGAGGGGATTAAAAGGCAACGAGATCCCTCTCCTGGCGAGAATAGTTTCCGTGGCCGATGCTTTTGACGCGATGACCACCGACAGGCCCTATAGGCCGAAGATGAGTTTCAGCAAAGCGATGGATGAGATTGAAAAAAAATCCGGGACCCAGTTTGACCCCGAGGTTTGCGCCGCTTTACTGGCATACAGGGATACGCTTGAACATATGGCGCATAAGCGGTTTACCGAGGACATATAAAGATGCCTGATAAATTGCCTTTTCTGAAAGTGGACGGAAGGAATATAGTCGATGAGAAGGGTAAACCCATCGTGCTGAGAGGCGTTGCCCTCGGCGGATGGCTGATGATGGAAGGCTACATTCTCGGCGGCCGCAACTTCCCGGAAAAAATCTTCAGGCAGGAATTCGAGAAGGCGCTCGGCAGGGAGGCCTTGGAAGATTTCACAAGGTCTTTTCGCAAATCATTTGTCAGGGAGTATGATTTTGAGCTGATCAAAGAATGGGGAGCGAATTGCGTGCGGATCCCGTTCAATTATCGGCTCATCGAGTTCGAGGACAGGCCGTTCAGCTTGAACGAAGAGGGCCTGCGGGAGCTCGATAACGCGGTCAGATGGTGCCAGAGGAACGGCCTGTATTGCATATTAGATATGCATGCCGCTCCCGGCGCGCAGAATCCCGACTGGCATTCGGATTGCGTCGGAAAGCCCGAACTATTCGCGAACGATTTGAATAAAGACAGATTTGTGAAGCTTTGGTACTTTCTCGCGAGCCACTATAAAGATGTGAGCGCTGTGGCGGGTTACGATATACTGAATGAGCCGGTTATAGAGATTGACAGGGAGAAGGAGCTGAAGGACCTTTACTGCCGGGTTACGAAAGAGATAAGGGATGTTGATTCGCGGCATATAATATTTCTTGAGGGCAATATATTCAGCCAGAGACTTGATTTTATAGGTAAGCCCGAAGACAAGAATACGGCGCTCAGCATCCATACCTATCCGATCGCCGATTACGTCTTTAACTTCGAAAAAGACTTAACCTATCCCGGAAAAATATATAATATACCATGGTCGAAAAAGGCCCTCGACCTTATGTCTCTGCCGTATAGGATGCTGATCGATAAGATCAATGTGCCTCTCTACGTAGGTGAGGTGGGAATAAACTGGCGAGGGGGCCATTATGGCGAGTTGAAGTGGGCAGAAGATATGCTGGATGTTCTTGAGCGTCATGGTATAAGCTGGACTTATTGGACCTATAAGAGCGTAGCGAATGCCATCCATCCGGATGGGATCTTTCGTTACGTGAAGAGCCCCGAATGGGTCAACCATAAAGGGCCGCTGACCGGATTGGAGACCTATGCCTCTGCCTGGCCGAAGCACAAGAATAGCATGATCTCATCCTGGAAGACCGAGCATTTCAAACTCAATGAGCGGCTCGCGGCGCTGTTGGAAAAGTTATTTAGCAAGAATTAATTAGGATTGTCGGAGAGATGCCCCAACGAACGGTTTTATGTTAGTCTGTCGATTTGCTGTTGTGTTCGTCGGGACGAACAACACTTAGATTGTGGCTGAAATTATCGGAGAGATGCCGGAGCGGTTGAACGGGCGCGCCTGGAAAGTGCGTGACCTCCAAAAGGGGTCCTAGGGTTCGAATCCCTATCTCTCCGCCAATTTTTCCGATAAGGAAAAAATGAGCGATGCCGTGAAAGCCCGAACGTCGCGATAAGCGACGTAGGCCGAAACGGCGCCGCCAAACATTACAACCTTTGGTATAAGTCAGAGATCATATGGGCAAGAAATATCGAGTAGTGACTGTAGCGATCACCTTATTATTGACGGCGGTCGCTTTTGTTTTTGCGGAAGAGAACAAACCGCAAAAGGTCACCTTCATTACGCATTGGAGCCCTCAAGCGCAGTTTGCGGGCTATTACGTTGCGAAGGAAAAAGGGTTTTATAAGGAACGCGGGATAGACGTTGAGATCCTTTCCAGCGGGCCGAGTATCTCCGCCTCGCAGGCCCTTGCCGACGGCAAGGCGGACTTTGCCGTGTTGTGGCTTTCGCAGGCCCTTCAGAACCGTTCCAAAGGCGTCAAGCTGATCAATATCGGCCAGATCATGCCGCGGTCCGGGCTGATGTTCGTCGCGAGGAAGTCTGCCGGCATACGTAAGCCCGAGGACCTCAACGGCAAAAAAGTGAGCCTATGGGACGGAGATCTGCGTCTTTCGGGGGAAGCGTTCATAAAAAAATACGGACTGAACGTCAGTAAGATCCATCAGTCTTACACGGTCAATCTCTTTCTTGCCGGGGGTGTCGATGCGGTTATGGCCATGTGGTATAACGAGTACCATACGATCATCAGCTCCGGGATGGATCCCGAGGAACTGTCGGTCTTTTTCTTCAAGGACCACGGTCTCAATGTTCCGGAAGACGGGCTATACACGCTCGAAGGTACATACCGCAAGGATCCAGCCCTTACTAAAGCGTTCGTCGAGGCTTCTATCAAAGGCTGGCTCTACGCGTTTAGCCATCCGGAGGAGGCGGTGGATATTGTGCTCGAACGTATGCGTACCGGCAATATCCCCGCCAACAGGGAGCATCAAAAATGGATGCTTAAGAGTGTCGAGCAGTTGATAACTACCAATGGTGGTATATCAAAGACAGTCGCTCTTTCGCCGGAAGATTATAGGGCCGTCTCCGGCATGCTTAAAGAGCACGGCCTGATCGACAGTGTTACCGATTTCGACTCATTCTACGTCCCGGCGGTTACCTATGTTGAAAAATAAAGGTATAACATTTAAGCTGATAGTGCTCTTTTCCGTATCGAGCGCGCTCATTCTCTCCGCCATCGTGGAGCTGAACTACGTATTTTCACGTAAGATGCTCGAGAAGAGCGTCGAGGAGGGCGCTCGAAATCTGACCATGAGCACGGTCTACCGCATTGAAACGATACTTGCCGCCGCCCAAAAAGTACCCGAGAACTTCGCCTGCGCCATAGAAAGCGGCGCCTGCGGTGAAGACCGGCTTTTGCGCCTTCTCGAAGCCATGACCGCGCGGAACAACGAGGTCTATGGCATGGCCGCGGCCTTCGAACCGTTCGCTTTCGACCCATCGAAGAAATATTACGCGCCGTATTTCTACAAGAGCGGCGGAAAGACAAAATACGTCCTTCTGTCGGAAGGATCATATGACTACTTCTCGTGGGACTGGTACCAGATACCCAAAGAGATGGACGCGCCGTACTGGACGGAGCCTTATTTTGACGAAGGCGGCGGGAATATCATGATGTCGACCTATTCTGTGCCTCTGTATGATACGGTTTCCGGCTCTAAAAAGTTCAGGGGTATAGTCACGGCGGACATTTCGCTGGAGTGGCTGCGCGGGATCATATCATCGATCAAGATACTTAAGACAGGATACGCGTTTCTGATATCGAAGAACGGTACCATCGTGACCCATCCGTCCGGCGAGATGATCATGAACGAAACGATCTTCAGTATGGCCGGGGCGCGGGGTGACAAGGCGCTTAGGGATATCGGCAGAAAAATGATAAAAGGGGAGTCCGGTTTCGCGCTTTCAAAGAGCGTTGTGGCGGGAAAGAAGTGCTGGATGTATTATGCTCCGGTCCCGTCGACAGGCTGGTCGCTGGCCGTGCTTTTCCCTCAGGACGAGCTTTTGGCCGACATCAGGAAGCTTCGCGACATATCGGCCCTGGCGGGGATCGCGGGTGTGGCCCTTCTGCTTCTGGTCGTGATCTTTATATCCCGCTCGATCACCCGGCCCATCAGAGCGATGGCGCGCGCCGCAGAGGTGATAGCTACGGGAAACCTGGACGCGCCCTTGCCGGAGGTCGAATCGAAGGATGAAGTCGGCAAGCTGACCGAAGCATTTCGATACATGAGCCGGTCGCTTAAAGAGTATATCGAACGGCTAACCGAGACCGTTGCGATCAAAGAGCGGATACAGAGCGAATTGAGCATTGCGCGCAGAATACAGATGAGCATTCTCCCGAAAAAATTTCCGGCGCTCGACGATAAGAATGGAGTCGACATATTTGCCATGATCAGCCCCGCAAAAGAAGTGGGCGGCGATTTTTACGATTTTCATTATATAGACAAGGACAGGATGTGTTTTGTGGTCGGCGACGTCTCGGGCAAAGGCGTGCCGGCATCGCTCTTCATGGCGGTTACCAAGACATTCCTGAAGGCGACGGTCATCAGGGAGGATTCTCCGGAGAAGGTCCTTGCTATCGTGAACAAGGAATTGAGCTCCGGCGAGGATCAGTCGCTCTTCGTGACAGTCTTTTTCGGGATCATCGATATACGGACGGGAAATATCTTTTATACCAATGGCGGCCACAATAGTCCCCTTGTCGTCAAGAAGACCGGCGAATCGGTATTCGTCCAGCCTATCGGGGGGATGGTCATGGGGATAATTCATGACGCAAATTTCGATGTGGGGAACTTTGTCCTGGGCTCCGGCGAGCTCCTATTCCTATATACCGATGGTGTTACTGAAGCAATGAACGAAAAAAGAGAGCAATATTCAGAAGAGAGGTTAAAGCTTATTCTGAAAAAGTCGGTTGAACTTAATTGCAGAGAGACGATTGAAGCTGTGCTCGCGGATGTGAAGGCATTTACAGGAAAAGCGCCCCAGTCGGACGACATTACTATGCTGGCCATCAGGAAGTACTTTTGTAAGTAGTTGACAAATAATAGTTAATGTTGTAACCTATTACCCGACGGAGGATCGATGGATCTTAATAATCTGTTTCAGTCAACGCTCATACTTTTCGCTATTGTAAATCCCATAGGCAGCATCCCGCTGGTTTTGCAGCTTACAGACGGAATGCCTTTGAAGGCGCGCCGCCGTGTCTTCAATATGGCTGTTTACACCTCTGCCATCATTCTCTTTCTCTTCATCCTCGCCGGGAAATGGATACTTTCCAATTTTTTTCAGATACAGCTGCCTGATCTGATGGCCGCCGGAGGGCTCCTCCTCCTGATCATAGCTATAGATCACCTGATATTCGGCGCGCTGGTGAAGAACGTCCGCGCCTCGAAAAAACAGGATACCCATCATGTTGGCGCTGTTCCGCTGGCCTGCCCCATCCTGGCCGGCCCCGGCGCTATGATGACCGTCCTTGTCATCTTCTCCGAGTATGGTTATTTGATAGCGGCCGGCTCTGTCGCTATAGTCCTTGGGATCACATGGATCATTATTTATTTCAGCGATGCTATATACCGTTTTCTGGGCGAGATAGTCTGTCTGGTACTTTCGAAGATACTATGCCTTTTCCTGGCAGCGATAGGAATACATCTTTTAATGCGGGGATTAAGCTATTATTTGAAATAGCGATCCAGTTAAAAATAACATTAGGAGGGGATATGCTTATAAGGAGACTCGGTTTTGCCGCGGGATTAGGAGCGGCGCTATTTTTGTTAATGGTATCTATGTGTCTTACTAACACGTATGCCCAGGAAAAAGCAGCTGACTCTTCAGCTACGACGCTTGACAATCTCATGGCCGCCTATAAAGGCGAGAGCAATGCTCAGGCGCGATACCTGGCCTTTGCTAAAAAAGCTAACGAGGAAGGGTATGACATAGCTGCAAGTCTTTTCAGGGCCGTTGCGCTGGCGGAGCGGGTGCATTATGAGCGTTATGCCGGAATAATTAAGAAGCTCGGAGGAACGCTGAATGCCGCCGTTGAAATTCCGGTAGTGAAGAGCACTCCGGAGAATCTGAAAGCGGCATTCGAAGGGGAAACATACGAAAAGGATGTTATGTATCCCGCATTTCTCATTCAGGCCCAAAAGGAAGAGATGAAAGACGCGATCGACGCGTTTGAAGATACTATTGCCGCCGAAGGCGTTCACGCCGATCTGTACGCCAGAATGTCCAGTAACCTGGTGCTCTCCAGAGGCTTATCGAAAGATTTTCTTGTGTGTCCGGTCTGCGGGAATGTTGTGGATGTCATTACCACCGAACTGTGTCCGATCTGCTCGACTGAGACGAGAAAATTTAAGATGGTAAGATAGAAAGCGAAAAACACCGGTTTTTTTAAGAGGCCTTCCCATATCTCGAAGGGAGGGCCTTCTTTTTAAAGGAACTAGATGATATCGATAAAGAATATAACTAAACAGTATGCCACCCGGGTGCTCTTCTCGGACGTGAGTTTTGATGTCCTTGCCGGTGAAAAGATCGGGCTCGTGGGCCGTAACGGCCACGGGAAGACCACGTTATTCAGAATGATTGCCGGAGAAGAAGAGCCCGATGAAGGTAAGATCTTCATGCCCAACAATTACTCCATAGGGTATCTCGCCCAGCATCTCGAATTTACCAAGCCTACTGTGCTCGAGGAAGGGTGTCGGGGATTAAATCCTGAAGAGGCAGGCGCCGAATGGAAGGTGGAGAAGATCCTGTCCGGGCTCGGTTTCCGGGAAGAGGATTTCGCCCGCAGCCCTTCGGAATTTTCCGGAGGATTCCAGATGCGTATCGTTCTGGCCAAGGTTCTGGTCTCCGAGCCCAATATGCTCCTTCTTGATGAGCCTACGAACTTCCTCGATATAGTCTCGATAAGATGGCTTGAGAAGTTTCTGCGATCATGGAAAGGCGAAATGATCGTGATAAGCCACGATAGGGACCTTGTCGACAGCGTGACGACGCATATCGTGGGTATACACCGCGGGATGGTAAGGAAGATGAAGGGATCGACCGGGAAATATTACGCTCAGCTCCAGGCGGACGAAGCTCTGCACGAGAAGAGGCGCGTGGAGGATGAGAAGAAGCGCGAGCAGATGATGGAGTATGTGAATAGGTTCCGCTCGAAGGCAAGCCATGCCAAGGGCGTCCAATCGAGCATCAAGAAGATCGAGAAGATGGACAAGCTTGACAAGCTCGAAGAGATCCGCACACTGTCGTTCTCGTTCAATTATGAGCCGTTTCGCGCCGCTCAGATCATGGACGTGAATGATCTTACGTTCTCATACGGCGGCAGGGAGCCGTATCTGATAAATGGCCTTAACTTTACCGTGAACAGGCATGATAAGATCGGTATCGTAGGCAAGAACGGAAAAGGCAAGACCACGCTTTTAAAGTTATTATCCGGCAGGCTTAAACCTGTAAACGGCAGCATTAAGACGCACACAGCGGCTCTTCCGGCCTATTATGAGCAGGCGAATACGGCCGATCTTGATGATGAGCTTACAGTGGAAGAGGAGATATCCAGGTCCAGTGCTTCTATCGATAGATCGCGTGTGCGCGGGATATGCGGCGCGATGATGTTCTCGGGAGACGACGCCGAGAAGAAGGTCAAAGTCCTTTCCGGCGGCGAGCGCAGCCGCGTTCTTCTGGGAAAACTTCTCGTGGCGCCTTCCAATATCCTTTTCCTGGATGAGCCTACGCACCACCTTGACATCGAATCCTGCCAGGCGATGATGGACGCTGTCAGAGATTTCGAAGGCGCGGCTCTCGTGGTAGCGCACGACGAGCATTTTCTGAATGCGGTGGCGACGAAGCTCATTGTATTTAAGAATGACAAAGTCTTTCTATATCCCGGTACTTATGGAGAATTCCTGGATAGTATCGGATGGGAAGATGACGATGAGAATAAACCGGCCGCGAAACCCCATAGCCCTGCGGCTGCGGGTTCTTCAGTCCCGGGGCCTGTGGCCGTCTCATCCGGCGCGCCAGCCGCTATTCCGCAGCCGGCTAAGCCAATTCAGCATAAAAAAATGTCGAGAAAGGCCCGCGCGGAGTTTAACGCGATGAAATCGGGCATCTTAAAGCCTCTTAAAGAGAAGATTGAGAGCCTTGAGTATGATATAATATTATCCGAGGCCAGGGTGGCTGATATGAATGAGGAGCTTGCGAAGTCTTCGACAAGAGGCGGCCCCGGGGCTATCCGAAGGAGCGAGATCTCCAGAGAATTAAAAGAACTGGCGGAAAAGATAGACTCCTGTTATTCCCAGCTTGACGCAGCGATGAAGACATACGATGCCGAGAAGATGAAATATAACGACGAATAGGAGGGATATATGTTATCATTCCTAAATGTTCCGGCAAAGATAATAGGCATACTGGAGGCAAATATTACGCCGCGGGAGATCGCCTTTGGCGTATGCCTCGGGATGTTCTTGGGCTTCACACCGCTTAACGGGACGACAGCGCTTTTACTGGCGCTGTTTTTTTTCATATTCAAAGTCAACCGCATGGCGACATTATTGACTCTGCCTGCCTTCAAAGGATTATATCTTCTCGGGGTAAGCAAACTGGCCGACGCCTTCGGCGTATACCTTCTGGAAAAAGCGAATTATCTGACCGGGTTCTGGCGGGCGGTGACAAATTGTCCGGTGATTGCATACCTCGACATAAACAGGACGACAGTCGCCGGAGGCCTCTTCCTGTCGGCGGCGCTATCTGTACCCGTATATTTCATCGTTAAGAGTATCAGCGCACCGCTTCTCGCAAAATATTCGAAGAAGATCAAAGATTCCGCTTTCTCGAAATGGGTCCAAAGGTTTAAGCTGGTATCACAGGCAGGCAATATCATAGGGCCGGATGTTTCCGCTACTCTCGGAAATGTTAAGGCCACATTGAAGCAGACCGTCATCAGTAAAGTAAAATCGGCCGTAATAAAACCCAAGCCGCCGAGAGAGAAGACGGGCATAATGAAGAGGCTGAACGTGAGTGGTATAGCCGTCATAATTGCCGTGCTCATCGTTGTCCAGGTCGGCGTGGGCCTTATCATAAGCCCGATAGTGAGCGCGTTCATAATAGACAGCCTTAACCGCAGCGGCAGCGCTAAGATAACGGTAGAGAGGATCAATGTCTGGCCGCTTACGTTATCATTTTCGATGAAAGAGCTGAAGGTCTTCGATCCTCAGGCTCCTGATAAACGCGTTATAAGAGTAGGCTCTGCCTCCGTCCATGTCAGCCCTCTGGCGCTGCTTTCGAAACGTCTCGTCTTCTCCACCATAAACATGAAAGGCGCCGAGTTGGATCTGGAGGGCGCGCCTGACGGCACTTTTAATATACAGCATCTTTCCTCATCCAAAGCCGAGGCCCAGAAGGCTAAAGGCGCGCCGGATCTCATGGCTTTATGGCGCGGAGCGCAAGAGAAGCGTGACTTGTTCGGCATGGTGTATGGGAAGATAAAGAGTAATTTCTCGAAGCAGGGGAAGGAAGAAGCAAAGGCCAGCCGGAAGGTGGCGAGGGTTACGCAGGATCTTCCCAAGGGCAAGCTTGTAAGTTTTAAGACGCCCTCCGAGATGTATATGTTTGAGATAAAGGACCTGAACATCGACGGCAGGGTAAATATTGTTCCTCATAATGCCGCTCCCGTAGAGCTGAAGAGCGCGAGGATCGCCCTGAAGCGCGTTGCTTTTGATCCGCAGAGCGGAGCCAGGCTTGACGGCATGAACATAAGAGGAGAATTATTTAAAAATAACGTTGCGGCCGGGAGGCTGGAGTTTTTATTTTCGAAGGGCTACACCGGCGCGGGACAGACAGCCGTTGTCAAAGCCGAACTCGATAAGGTTGACCTTGATGCCGTGCGCTTCATCTATGAGGATTCGCTTCCTGTCCGTATAACCAAAGGGCGGCTGACGCTCAGCTCGAAGACTAAGATAACCGGCGATGCGATAGATTCGAGAAACTCCCTCGTCCTGACAGGCCAGGCGTTGGAACCGAAGCAGGGAGGCGCTGCGGTAGTAGGGTTTATACCGATAGCAACTGTCTGCGAGGCGCTTAACCGTGTCGATCCGGCGTGCCTCAAATTCGATATAACAGGCACTATTGAAAAGCCCGAATTCGGAGGATTCCAGGAGACGCTCATGAGCCTCATCAAACCGTATATCACCAACATCGGCGAGCAGGTGAAGACGCAGAGCATCCAGCAGGCCGTTAATTCTTTAAAATCATTATTAGGAGATAAGAAATAAAAAAAGGAGAGCAGAGTGAACCCGTTATTAAAAAGAATAATCGAAGCGGCAGGTATATCCGGTTATGAGAAAGAGATCGCGCATATCATGCACGGCGAGCTTAAGAAATCGTGCGATGAAGCGCGGATAGATAACTTCGGCAACGTCATTGCTAAGAAGGGAAAGGGTAAACGGAAGATTATGCTTGCCGCGCACATGGACGAGATCGGGTTCATGGTAAAGCATATAACAAAGGAAGGCTACGTACATTTTATAAAGATCGGAGGCATAGACGACAGGGTGCTGCCGGCCCAGAGGGTGGTAATAAAAGCCAAGAAAGGCGACTGCGTCGGCATAATAGGGACCAAACCTCCTCATCTACAGAAAGAAGAGGATAAGAAGCAGCCACTGAAATACGAAGATATGTTTATAGATATCGGGTGCTCCAGCAGAGAAGAGGCGAATAAAAGGATAGAGGTCGGAGATACCGCGGTATTCGAACCCAATTCCGGTGTGCTGAACGGCAAGCTCTATTATGGTAAGGCCATAGACGACAGGATAGGATGTTATGCGCTCATTAAGGTCATGGAAAAGCTGCAGGTGAATGCCGAAATTTATGCGGTAGCGACCGGCCAGGAAGAGGTCGGGCTGAAGGGCGCGCGCACTGCGGCATTCAATGTGAGCCCGGACTATGCCATCGCCATAGATACCAATATAGCCGGCGATACGCCCCAGATAACCGAGCGCGAATCTTCTCTTAAGCTGGGCGACGGCGTCGCGATCACCATCATAGAGGCATCGGGAAGAGGCGTGATAGTCAATGAAAAGATGAAAGACCTTTTAACGGATACTGCCAAGAAAAATAAGATCAAATATCAGATCGATGTCATCGAAGGCGGGATGACTGACGGCGCGATCATATATATGAACAAGGAAGGCGTGCCGACAGGCGTATTGAGCATTCCTACGCGCTACATCCATTCGGCGACAGGGGTCTTTAATATAGATGATGTGGATGCCGCCGTGAAATTGACCGTTAAGGCAGTTGAGCGTCTTGGTAAACAATAGTCAGGAGGAGAGTATGGTCTCAAGAACGCGTATTACAGTGTTATTATTGTTGTCGTCTGTAGTCATCACAGGCGCCTCCGGGTGGGCGCAAGGTGCCGCCGGACAGGAACAGGTCCAGGCCGCGGTGAAGAATCCGCCGCCGGCGGCTGTTCCGATGATCGACCAGCGGGCTCTCGATGTATTGAAGAACATGAGCGATACCATTATTCAGGCAAAGACCATGGGCTTTCAATCGCGCAGCATGATCCCGATAAAAGGGCCTAATGGGATATGGATA from Candidatus Omnitrophota bacterium encodes the following:
- a CDS encoding glycoside hydrolase family 5 protein; translation: MPDKLPFLKVDGRNIVDEKGKPIVLRGVALGGWLMMEGYILGGRNFPEKIFRQEFEKALGREALEDFTRSFRKSFVREYDFELIKEWGANCVRIPFNYRLIEFEDRPFSLNEEGLRELDNAVRWCQRNGLYCILDMHAAPGAQNPDWHSDCVGKPELFANDLNKDRFVKLWYFLASHYKDVSAVAGYDILNEPVIEIDREKELKDLYCRVTKEIRDVDSRHIIFLEGNIFSQRLDFIGKPEDKNTALSIHTYPIADYVFNFEKDLTYPGKIYNIPWSKKALDLMSLPYRMLIDKINVPLYVGEVGINWRGGHYGELKWAEDMLDVLERHGISWTYWTYKSVANAIHPDGIFRYVKSPEWVNHKGPLTGLETYASAWPKHKNSMISSWKTEHFKLNERLAALLEKLFSKN
- a CDS encoding ABC transporter substrate-binding protein: MGKKYRVVTVAITLLLTAVAFVFAEENKPQKVTFITHWSPQAQFAGYYVAKEKGFYKERGIDVEILSSGPSISASQALADGKADFAVLWLSQALQNRSKGVKLINIGQIMPRSGLMFVARKSAGIRKPEDLNGKKVSLWDGDLRLSGEAFIKKYGLNVSKIHQSYTVNLFLAGGVDAVMAMWYNEYHTIISSGMDPEELSVFFFKDHGLNVPEDGLYTLEGTYRKDPALTKAFVEASIKGWLYAFSHPEEAVDIVLERMRTGNIPANREHQKWMLKSVEQLITTNGGISKTVALSPEDYRAVSGMLKEHGLIDSVTDFDSFYVPAVTYVEK
- a CDS encoding SpoIIE family protein phosphatase → MLKNKGITFKLIVLFSVSSALILSAIVELNYVFSRKMLEKSVEEGARNLTMSTVYRIETILAAAQKVPENFACAIESGACGEDRLLRLLEAMTARNNEVYGMAAAFEPFAFDPSKKYYAPYFYKSGGKTKYVLLSEGSYDYFSWDWYQIPKEMDAPYWTEPYFDEGGGNIMMSTYSVPLYDTVSGSKKFRGIVTADISLEWLRGIISSIKILKTGYAFLISKNGTIVTHPSGEMIMNETIFSMAGARGDKALRDIGRKMIKGESGFALSKSVVAGKKCWMYYAPVPSTGWSLAVLFPQDELLADIRKLRDISALAGIAGVALLLLVVIFISRSITRPIRAMARAAEVIATGNLDAPLPEVESKDEVGKLTEAFRYMSRSLKEYIERLTETVAIKERIQSELSIARRIQMSILPKKFPALDDKNGVDIFAMISPAKEVGGDFYDFHYIDKDRMCFVVGDVSGKGVPASLFMAVTKTFLKATVIREDSPEKVLAIVNKELSSGEDQSLFVTVFFGIIDIRTGNIFYTNGGHNSPLVVKKTGESVFVQPIGGMVMGIIHDANFDVGNFVLGSGELLFLYTDGVTEAMNEKREQYSEERLKLILKKSVELNCRETIEAVLADVKAFTGKAPQSDDITMLAIRKYFCK
- a CDS encoding MarC family protein, with the translated sequence MDLNNLFQSTLILFAIVNPIGSIPLVLQLTDGMPLKARRRVFNMAVYTSAIILFLFILAGKWILSNFFQIQLPDLMAAGGLLLLIIAIDHLIFGALVKNVRASKKQDTHHVGAVPLACPILAGPGAMMTVLVIFSEYGYLIAAGSVAIVLGITWIIIYFSDAIYRFLGEIVCLVLSKILCLFLAAIGIHLLMRGLSYYLK
- a CDS encoding rubrerythrin is translated as MLIRRLGFAAGLGAALFLLMVSMCLTNTYAQEKAADSSATTLDNLMAAYKGESNAQARYLAFAKKANEEGYDIAASLFRAVALAERVHYERYAGIIKKLGGTLNAAVEIPVVKSTPENLKAAFEGETYEKDVMYPAFLIQAQKEEMKDAIDAFEDTIAAEGVHADLYARMSSNLVLSRGLSKDFLVCPVCGNVVDVITTELCPICSTETRKFKMVR
- a CDS encoding ABC-F family ATP-binding cassette domain-containing protein, which produces MISIKNITKQYATRVLFSDVSFDVLAGEKIGLVGRNGHGKTTLFRMIAGEEEPDEGKIFMPNNYSIGYLAQHLEFTKPTVLEEGCRGLNPEEAGAEWKVEKILSGLGFREEDFARSPSEFSGGFQMRIVLAKVLVSEPNMLLLDEPTNFLDIVSIRWLEKFLRSWKGEMIVISHDRDLVDSVTTHIVGIHRGMVRKMKGSTGKYYAQLQADEALHEKRRVEDEKKREQMMEYVNRFRSKASHAKGVQSSIKKIEKMDKLDKLEEIRTLSFSFNYEPFRAAQIMDVNDLTFSYGGREPYLINGLNFTVNRHDKIGIVGKNGKGKTTLLKLLSGRLKPVNGSIKTHTAALPAYYEQANTADLDDELTVEEEISRSSASIDRSRVRGICGAMMFSGDDAEKKVKVLSGGERSRVLLGKLLVAPSNILFLDEPTHHLDIESCQAMMDAVRDFEGAALVVAHDEHFLNAVATKLIVFKNDKVFLYPGTYGEFLDSIGWEDDDENKPAAKPHSPAAAGSSVPGPVAVSSGAPAAIPQPAKPIQHKKMSRKARAEFNAMKSGILKPLKEKIESLEYDIILSEARVADMNEELAKSSTRGGPGAIRRSEISRELKELAEKIDSCYSQLDAAMKTYDAEKMKYNDE
- a CDS encoding DUF2062 domain-containing protein; amino-acid sequence: MLSFLNVPAKIIGILEANITPREIAFGVCLGMFLGFTPLNGTTALLLALFFFIFKVNRMATLLTLPAFKGLYLLGVSKLADAFGVYLLEKANYLTGFWRAVTNCPVIAYLDINRTTVAGGLFLSAALSVPVYFIVKSISAPLLAKYSKKIKDSAFSKWVQRFKLVSQAGNIIGPDVSATLGNVKATLKQTVISKVKSAVIKPKPPREKTGIMKRLNVSGIAVIIAVLIVVQVGVGLIISPIVSAFIIDSLNRSGSAKITVERINVWPLTLSFSMKELKVFDPQAPDKRVIRVGSASVHVSPLALLSKRLVFSTINMKGAELDLEGAPDGTFNIQHLSSSKAEAQKAKGAPDLMALWRGAQEKRDLFGMVYGKIKSNFSKQGKEEAKASRKVARVTQDLPKGKLVSFKTPSEMYMFEIKDLNIDGRVNIVPHNAAPVELKSARIALKRVAFDPQSGARLDGMNIRGELFKNNVAAGRLEFLFSKGYTGAGQTAVVKAELDKVDLDAVRFIYEDSLPVRITKGRLTLSSKTKITGDAIDSRNSLVLTGQALEPKQGGAAVVGFIPIATVCEALNRVDPACLKFDITGTIEKPEFGGFQETLMSLIKPYITNIGEQVKTQSIQQAVNSLKSLLGDKK
- a CDS encoding M42 family metallopeptidase is translated as MNPLLKRIIEAAGISGYEKEIAHIMHGELKKSCDEARIDNFGNVIAKKGKGKRKIMLAAHMDEIGFMVKHITKEGYVHFIKIGGIDDRVLPAQRVVIKAKKGDCVGIIGTKPPHLQKEEDKKQPLKYEDMFIDIGCSSREEANKRIEVGDTAVFEPNSGVLNGKLYYGKAIDDRIGCYALIKVMEKLQVNAEIYAVATGQEEVGLKGARTAAFNVSPDYAIAIDTNIAGDTPQITERESSLKLGDGVAITIIEASGRGVIVNEKMKDLLTDTAKKNKIKYQIDVIEGGMTDGAIIYMNKEGVPTGVLSIPTRYIHSATGVFNIDDVDAAVKLTVKAVERLGKQ